From Eschrichtius robustus isolate mEscRob2 chromosome 7, mEscRob2.pri, whole genome shotgun sequence, a single genomic window includes:
- the ADIRF gene encoding adipogenesis regulatory factor — translation MASKGLQDLKQQVEGAAQEAVTAAGAATQQVVDQTTETGQKAMDQVAKSTQETIDKTANQASEAFSGFGKKLGLLK, via the exons ATGGCCAGCAAAGGCTTGCAGGACCTGAAGCAGCAAGTGGAGGGGGCGGCCCAGGAAGCGG TGACGGCGGCTGGAGCAGCAACTCAGCAAGTGGTGGATCAGACCACAGAAACAGGGCAGAAAG CCATGGACCAGGTTGCCAAGTCTACCCAGGAAACCATCGACAAGACTGCTAACCAGGCCTCTGAGGCTTTCTCGGGTTTTGGGAAAAAACTCGGCCTCCTGAAATGA